The nucleotide sequence GAATACCATTCGAAGGCCATTCATCTCCTGTATTGTAGGTTCTGGTACCAGCTTGTTTAAGAAAGTAACCGGTACCCGGAAGTAAGTTCACAACAGTCTGATATCCGGCAACATATTTATAAACATAAGCTGAGTTGTCTCTGAAAGCCCACCATGTATCTATATTCTGATTCAGAGGATGTTTACCCGGAATTGAGACCATATTCCATCCGTTAGCTAAAGTGACAGAGAGTTGAAAAGTTGGAACCGGTTTTACATGAATTTGTCCGTCAATAGTTCCTCTGATTAAATTTTGTGAATTAGAATCAGATAATATTGCATTACTCAAATGAAGAGGAAAAATTCCTGTATCATTTCCGGCTACAAAATTCATTGTGACCACAGTGCCTGTATCTCCATAAAACGGCAGTAAGTTTTGTGTAAATGTAAACAACCGAAGTTTATTTGGTGCAAGAAGAGCTTCAAAAACAAGATGATCCTGCTTGCGGTTTGTCAGGACGGCGCTGTTCGGAACAAAAGTCAAACTGTCTGGGAAATCCAAATCCAATTGAAAATTAATGAATGGCTCATAGTTGTTCACATTAATTTTTAAGGTTACAGTATCACCAACAAACGCTTCAGCATTTTGAACGATCATATAATTAGGTGCAAACGAAGATGCAGAAACATTAATAAAAAATGGATCCTCATCCGGATCATTGCTTCTTACAGTAAAAACAGATGTGTGTTGTCCTTTGTGGATATTATGAAATTTTAGTTTGAATAACCTATTATCACCCGGTAAAAGAATTTGTGGAATCAAAGTTTCATTCCAAAAAAATATTTCTGATGAAGAAAATTCTGTAATGAATAATGTATCATTTCCTGTGTTACTCAATTGATAATCATAAGATAGAGTATCCAAAACAGATACTTCACCAAAGTCGATTGTCGTAAGACCGGAAATATCAGGAGAAATTATTTTCACAAATCCGGGATATACTCCGGTAAGTATATTCACTCCACTAGAATTAGAAACAACTACATTACTAAGTCCAACATTATAAGTTGCGCTGGTTCCATTCAGATTAAACAATATCCTAACAATCTCACCATCATTTCCTGAGAATGGTTGATTTGTAGGAGAGTAAGCAAATATTCTAAGAGTCCGCGGATTAATCTGATTTGCAATAATTATATGATTCGTTTTTCGAAACAACCATACTGAATCCTCCACAAATGATAGAACAGACGGAAGAATAATATCAAACTGGAATCCAACAAATTGATCGGTATTATTTATTGAATAGGAAATTGAAATAGGATAACCGGATCTACCGGAATCCGAAACCATGTGTAGTTCGTTAATTGCTAACCCGGATGGTGAAGAGATATTCTGTAAATCAATTTTATTGTTATTACTTTTCAAATCTTCTGAAGATTGTGAATTCTGTGTGTATGAAGTTTCATTCATCACAAACAAAGCCAATGACATGAATAGAACTACCCGGAATGAATTGCTCATAATGTAATTCCCAAAAAATTGAAATATGAGTTTTTGTTTAAATCCCTGAACAAACCTAATTAAATTATAAGTAAAGCTCAATAAGCTGAATCAATGATTTCTTATTAATTGCATCGACGAAATAATTTTAGATTATTATATCAATAAAAAATCCCACTCATAAATGATAAGTGGGATTTGAAGAAAACCTTTTCCAGTTCTTATTTTACAAGTACCATCTTTTTAACTGAAACAAATTTATCAGTTCTTAATTCATAAATATACATTCCCGTTGCAAAATCTTTTGCATTCCAATAGTAACTATGATAACCGGCTTGTAATGATGTATTAACCAACTCTGCTACTTTTTCACCTAATGCATTATAAATTGAAAGTTTTGCATTTGATACATCTTCAGGTAATGTAAACTCAATTACAGTTCCCGGGTTAAATGGATTCGGGTAATTCTGGAAAAGCGCATAATTCTCTGGCAAGTCAACCTGATTAGAGTAAATTATTTCTACCTGTATCTTTTCTAATTTTTCTCTGTTAACATCAACAACTACAATTTTTTCAATTGTGACATTTTCAGGTTTATCAAGAGTGAATGGCATTTCAGCCAGAAAGTGTTCACCTTGTTCGATATATTTTTCGCCCAGAGGATCATAAAGCAACGTTCGCAATATTTTATTTTCTTCAACATAGAAAAAGAAACCTCTGCCTAAATCAGTATTAATTATCATACTTCCGGGATTGCTTTCAACATTTGATAATTCCAATTGTACACCTCTGATGCCAATTGTTGAATTGATAGAAGATTCAATTCCTTTTTTACTGATATGCAAAGTTATTTTAGCGTCTTCATCGCCATTGTACTTTGAATAATTAGCTTTCGCAACCGGTCCTATCGGAGTTCCATCAGGATAATGACCTGTCAGAATAATATTCTGAATCAAAGATAGTTCCTGAACATTAACGATTCCATCAGGTTCGGGTACTGCATGACCGGGCAGCCAGGGTGCAATATCAGCTCTGAAAAATTCAGTTGCATTGAGTGAATCAACGTTCACAATATGATCAACAACCATTATCAGATCCAATACATCCAGATAACCATCACTGTTAACATCGCCTCTCCATGAGACTCGGTTCCTTGCTATTACATTTAATAAATCTCTGGATGGTGTAATGTCAATTGGCAATCCCTGGTAATCGCTGCCTTCCACATGTGTTATCCGGAATGTTGATTTTAAACTATCCTGTAAAGGTTCAAGATCAGCTACTGTGTAATTGACTCTGAAAAGATTATTATAATTACCCGGTGCTAAACCTGCACCTTGATTAATATTGTATAAGAGAACAAATACTTCATCCATCGAAGCACCATTTGGAGTGATCGGTCCTCTTGTAATCGTTGACCTTAAAATCCAGCTTGCATCTGCTACATCAGTACCTTTTTGAATATTCTGGAAAATCAGAATCACATTATCGCTAATTTCTTTATTAACCTGTATCCTAAACTGGAATGCATGCAATGAATCAGTTAAATTTTTCAGTTGCATTATTTCCATATAAGAATTATCCTCCAACTTATAAACCGAATCCAGTTCAAAAATAATTCCTGCATCAGAAACAACATTTGCAGAGAGAGGAATCCTTAATGATGGAAAACCAACAGTACTCAAAGTTAAAGTATCAGCAAAAGTAGTTGGTGTTGCAGGTGCTGAAAATGTAAGCGTGAAAATAAAATTACTGCCTGCTGGAATAAGTACTGTATCTGGCGAAATATTCCAATTCGGTGCATCAGTTATATTTGTGTTTATCAGCAATGGAACTGTACCATTATTAATAACTGTAAATTGCGTATCCACTATACTGCTTGTAATGACATTCACAAGATTTAATAAGTTTAAACTTGATGAGAAAGCTTCTATGCCAATTCCCTGTATTGAATATACCGTCGGTGATCCTGATGCATTGTGTGTGATCGTAAGTGTTCCTGATAACAATCCTGTCACTGTTGGTGTGAATGTTACATCAAATATCTGACTGCCGCCTGCTGTTATCGTTACCGGAAATACATCAGGACTGAATGTGAACTGTGTGGCTGATGAACTTATTCCGCTTATCACTAGATCACTCGTTCCAGGATTACTTATCGTTGCCTGTAATGTTGAACTGCTTCCTAATACTACGTTTCCAAATGACAAACTTACTGGACTGATACTGAATCCTGCTGCTACTCCTGTTCCCTGTACTGAATATACTGTCGGTGATCCTGCTGCGTTGTGTGTGATCGTAAGTGTTCCTGATAACAATCCTGTCACTGTGGGTGTGAATGTTACATCAAATACCTGACTGCCGCCGGCTGTTATCGTTACCGGAAATACATTCGGACTGAATGTGAACTGTGTGGCTGATGAACTTATTCCGCTTATCACTAGATCACTCGTTCCAGGATTACTTATCGTTGTCTGCAGTGTTGAACTGCTTCCTAATACTACGTTTCCAAATGACAAACTTGCAGGACTGATACTAAATCCTGCTGCTACTCCTGTCCCCTGTACTGAATATACTGTCGGTGATCCTGATGCATTGTGTGTGATCGTAAGTGTTCCTGCTAACAATCCTGTCACTGTGGGTGTGAATGTTACATCAAATATCTGACTGCCGCCTGCTGTTATCGTTACAGGAAATACATTCGGACTGAATGTGAACTGTGTGGCTGATGAACTTATTCCGCTTATCACTAGATCACTCGTTCCAGGATTACTTATCGTTGCCTGCAGTGTTGAACTGCTTCCTAATACTACGTTTCCAAAAGATAAACTTGCAGGACTGATACTGAATCCTGCTGCTACTCCTGTCCCCTGTACTGAATATATTGTCGGTGATCCTGCTGCGTTGTGTGTGATCGTAAGTGTTCCTGCTAACAATCCTGTCACTGTGGGTGTGAATGTTACATCAAATATCTGACTGCCGCCTGCTGTTATCGTTACAGGAAATACATTCGGACTGAATGTGAACTGTGTGGCTGATGAACTTATTCCGCTTATCACTAGATCACTCGTTCCAGGATTACTTATCGTTGTCTGCAGTGTTGAACTGCTTCCTAATACTACGTTTCCAAATGACAAACTTACTGGACTGATACTGAATCCTGCTGCTACTCCTGTTCCCTGTACTGAATATACTGTCGGTGATCCTGCTGCGTTGTGTGTGATCGTAAGTGTTCCTGATAACAATCCTGTCACTGTGGGTGTGAATGTTACATCAAATACCTGACTGCCGCCGGCTGTTATCGTTACCGGAAATACATTCGGACTGAATGTGAACTGTGTGGCTGATGAACTTATTCCGCTTATCACTAGATCACTCGTTCCAGGATTACTTATCGTTGCCTGTAATGTTGAACTGCTTCCTAATACTACGTTTCCAAATGACAAACTTGCAGGACTGATACTAAATCCTGCTGCTACTCCTGTCCCCTGTACTGAATATACTGTCGGTGATCCTGATGCATTGTGTGTGATCGTAAGTGTTCCTGCTAACAATCCTGTCACTGTGGGTGTGAATGTTACATCAAATATCTGACTGCCGCCTGCTGTTATCGTATCTGGAAATGTATTTGGTGTAAATATGAACTCTCCGCTTGAACTTGTTATCCCATTTATCACTAGATCACTCGTTCCAGGATTACTTATCGTTGCCTGTAATGTTGAACTGCTTCCCAATACTACGTTTCCAAATGACAAACTTGCAGGACTGATACTAAATCCTGCTGCTACTCCTGTTCCCTGTACTGAATATACTGTCGGTGATCCTGATGCATTGTGTGTGATCGTCAGTGTTCCTGATAACAATCCTGTCACTGTTGGTGTGAATGTTACATCAAATATCTGACTGCCGCCTGCTGTTATCGTATCTGGAAATGTATTTGGTGTAAATATGAACTCTCCGCTTGAACTTGTTATCCCATTTATCACTAGATCACTCGTTCCAGGATTACTTATAGTTGTCTGCAGTGTTGAACTGCTTCCCAATACTACGTTTCCAAATGACAAACTTGCAGGACTGATACTAAATCCTGCTGCTACTCCTGTCCCCTGTACTGAATATACTGTCGGTGATCCTGATGCATTGTGTGTGATCGTAAGTGTTCCTGCTAACAATCCTGTCACTGTGGGTGTGAATGTTACATCAAATATCTGACTGCCGCCTGCTGTTATCGTATCTGGAAATGTATTTGGTGTAAATATGAATTCTCCGTTTGAACTTGTTATCCCATTTATCACAAGATCAATTGTGTCCGGATTACTTATTGTTGTCTGTAATGTTGAACTGCTTCCTAATACTACATTTCCGAAATTCAGACTAGAAGGACTTATGTTAAAGACTTGCCCGAACAAAAATGCATTGTATAGCAGAATTGATGAAAGAATTGTAAATAGTTTAAGCATAACGCACCCTTTTAATTCTTTAGATTATTTATCTAAAAATGGATTATAAAACAACCTCTTTTTATTTAAAAAATTATACCAGTTTTTATAAAGCAAAATTCGAATTATTTCAAATCTGCCCTCAAAGTTCTATATTATCTTGAAATAAGCGTATCAATAGTACACAACATGGAAAGAAACTTTTTGATAAAATAATTATGACTATAAAAAAAATTTTAAAAAGAATTAATTTCTCTAAATAAACTATTCTGAATTGTTTATGTGATTTTACGAAAGAATGTTGATTTTCAATATAAATCCTATGATTTCCCCAATAACTTAATTTATCACATTAATTTCAGATTATCATACATTCTCTTTCAAGATGCGAGTTAAAACCCTACACAACTTTAATAAAAATAATGAAAAAGCCAAGTAATTGTTAATAATTAATTATAAAATATTTACTACAATTATTATGCAGATTTTAATAATAAGCTGATAAACATTGATTTATTTAAGTAAAAGCATCTTTTTTACAGCGACATAATTGTCAGATTTTAGCTCGTAGATATAGATTCCTGAAGCTCTGTCCTTTGCATTCCAGTTGTACTGATATTTTCCGGCTTGCAATGAAGTATTAACCAGTTCTGCTACCTTTTCTCCCAATGCATTGTAGATACTAAGTTTTACATTTGCCATCTCCGGCAACGAGAACTCGATCATCGTGCTTGGGTTGAATGGATTTGGATAGTTCTGTTCAAGTGAATATACTGTTGGTAACAGTTCTCCCGATACCATCAGCTTCTCTATCGTTGATTCACTGATTTCTATTGATTCTCCATCCTTCAGATTTTCATTCAGCTTCTTGCCGCTCTCATCCATCAACCTGATATCCATTCCTTCTACTCTTACTGTTAATGGATATACTACTCCGCTCATCTCAATCGTCTTCACTGAGCTGCTCAGGTCTTCGGCTATTCTTCCACTCGTGTATCTGAAGTCATACATTCCTGTTGGTGGTGCTGGTGGTAATTCATACTGACTTAAGTCAACCTGTCCATTTACTGCATACAGTGTGTAGCTCACTCCTGCTGCATCTGTTATCACTATTCTTCCCCAGTTCTCAGGGAAGTATTCTACTGGTTTGCTTTCCTTTGACATTGTCTCTGGTATGATTATCTGTCCTGCATCTGTCAACTTTATCCAGTAACCAAATCCTGGATCAAGTGTCGTTGCTACAGAATATCCACCTGAATATTTGTAGATCGGACCACTCTGTAGTCCTGGTGGATTTGTTGATACGTTCGCTGCTGTTACAATCAATTCATAGCCACCGATCATATTCCAGCCTGACAATGCTGTTAGTGCTGTGTGAGTTACTATATTTAATCCACCTGTTGGCCATTCATCTCCTGTGTTGTAAGTCTGAGCTCCGTTATTCTTCATCCAGTATCCTATTCCAGGTGTTGCTGTGGTTACTGTTTGATAACCAGCATTATATTTATAAACTTCTCCAACTCTTCCGGGCCACCAATTTGCTACTCCCATTCCATTCGGATTTGTTCCCGGTACTGATACCATATTCCAGCCGTCGCCAAGGTTAACTGAGAGTTGGAAAGTAGCTGCAGGTGGTGGAAAATAATTGATTGCATCAAATGCATTAAGAATTCCCCAGCCATATAAATTATCCGGATTATTATTTTTCGATGCAGTGTTTCTCATTGCATCCCTTACCTGCATTGGTGTAAGATTTGGATTGACGCATAAAATTAGTGCTGCAACTCCGGCTGAAAGCGGACAACTGAATGAAGTTCCACTAGCAGTAGTGTATGAGTTATTACTGTAAGGTGAGGCAACTACATTACCCGAACCTAAAGCCATAATATCTGGTTTAATTCTTCCATCCACAGTAGGTCCAACACTACTAAAAGATGATCTGCTGCCCGATGAATTTACTGCTCCAGCAGCGATTACACTGTCACCATCAGCTGGTGCACCAAGTGTATTGTGTGAAGAGTTATATCCTTCATTACCAGCAGAATTAACTACAACAATTCCAATGAAAGCTGCATAATCAGCTCCATTTGTTATAACCGTTGTATTTCCATCCATATCCATCCAGGAATAACTTGAGTACGGTGGATCAAAATCAATGTATCCAAGTGATGTTGAAGTAACATCAACTCCAATGCTGTCAGCCCATTCCATAGCTGCAATCCAATTATCCTCCTCGATGGGTGTTTCACTGTCAGTGTTTTCAGTTTTTGCTAGAATGTACGCAGCATTGAAAGCCGGACCTATCAAATTACCTGGTGCAAAACCACCGATATCAGAAAGTGTCATTGTTCCATGAGATCCTTCTCCCATATCATTTTCATCGCCTACATTAGGATCATTATTCACAAAATCCCATGCAGCTATTATATCCATAGAATTAAATACTTCGTGACTCAGACGGTTAAATCCTGCATCCATCACACATATAGTAACTCCCTGCCCAGTGTATCCCGAATCGTGAACAGACGGCACATTTATTTGTTGAAGCTGTGCATAAGAGCTGCCATAATCATAGCTGTGAACACCGTCTAGTTGCAGCAATTCATCATTATTCAGTAACGAAGTATTTTCATTATCAAGTTGCTTTTCACTTTTTAATTTATATACGATATCTAATTTTTTCACAAAGGGTAGTGATGCAATTTCTTCTAATTGATATTTGTTTGCGTTACCGCTGACTGCATTCAACCATTTTGAGGGCCACTTAATTTTAAAACCTGTCGATCTAACTTGATTGATATAATCACGATTCAAAGGTATATCCTTGTAGGTTAGTAAACTAGTTTTATCAAAAACTTTTGCTCTTCTGTTCAATGATTTTTGACTTACAACTATTTCCGGATTGCTTAAATAGAAATTAACGTCCTGTCCCTTGTCATTGAAATAAATCCAGACGAGTGTTTCATGATTTGCAGGAGTTTCACTCAATTTTATTTCAAGTGCTTTGGAGAATTTATTGATTTGCGCTTGTGTGATTGTAAAAGATAAAAGGTATGACAACAAAACCATTACTATCAATTTATACATACGAAAGTTCCATTCTTTGTTTTAGGTAATTAAGAAAATATAATTATTATTCTGATAAGTAGCCTTTTAATTAATATGCCGCTACAATCAATAAATCCGATCTCATAGATAGAGAATTTTATCTTATCAACAACATCTTCTTCACTGATACAAAATTATCCGTTCTCAGCTCATAGATATACATTCCTGTTGCTATCCCGCTTTGCGTGACATTCCAGTTGTATTGATATTTTCCGGCTTGCAATGAAGTATTAACCAGTTCTGCTACCTTTTCTCCCAATGCATTGTAGATACTTAGTTTTACATTTGCCATCTCCGGCAATGAGAACTCGATCATCGTGCTTGGGTTGAATGGATTCGGATAGTTCTGTTCAAGTGAATATACTGTTGGTACCAATTGGCTCGATACCATCAGCTTCTGGATCGTTGCATCACTGATTACTATTTCTTCGCCTGATTTAAGGTTTTGATTTAGTGTCTTTCCTGTCTGATCCATCAACCTGATATCCATTCCTTCTACTCTTACTGTCAATGGATATACTACTCCGCTCATCTCGATTGTCTTTACTGAACTGCTCAGGTCTTCGGCTATTCTTCCACTCGAGTATCTGAAGTCATACATTCCTGCTGGTGGTGCTGGTGGTAATTCATACTGACTTAAGTCAACCTGTCCATTTACTGCATACAGTGTGTAGCTCACTCCTGCTGCATCTGTTATCACTATTCTTCCCCAATTCTCAGGGAAGTATTCTACTGGTTTGCTGTCTTTAGCAAATGACTCAGGTATTATTATCTGTCCTGCGCCTGTCAACTTTATCCAGTAACCAAATCCTGGATCTATTGTTGCTGCAGCTGAGTATCCACCTGCATATTTGTAGATCGGACCACTCTGTAATCCCGGTGGATTTGTTGATACGTTCGCTGCTGTTACAATCAATTCATATCCACCGATCATATTCCAGCCGATAGCTCCTGTTAATGGTGTGTGTGCAACTACTTGCAATCCGCCTGCTGGCCATTCATCTCCTGTATTATAAGTCTGAGCTCCGTTATTTTTCATCCAGTAGCCTACTCCAGGTGTTGCTGTGGTTATTGTTTGATAGCCAGCATTATATTTATAAACGTCTCCAACTCTACCTGGCCACCAATTTGCTACTCCCATTCCATCAGGATTTGTTCCCGGTACTGATACCATATTCCAGCCATCGGATACATTCACGTTCAATTGAAATGTCTGAACTTCTCCATCAAAATGAAGAACATACAATCCAGTTGACATATCAGACACAATAATATTCCCTGATGGTAAATATGGATAAACACCCCAGGCACCATCATAATCCGAATTATTATTTGCGGGATATGTATCATACTGACCGGCAATTTGAGGATTTGTTGGATTAGAAATATCAAGAACTAAATAGCCTGATGTATAATAAGAAACGTGAGCAAAGTTTCCTTTAATATAAAGATTATGAATTACTGAATTATTATTGAGCCCCCAGCTTGGTATAATTAAATCCCATGAAGTTCTATCTTGTAAATCCCAAACAGTCATATCACGAACATTGAATTCTTCAGTTGCAAAAAAATATCTTTTATTTTCTGTCATCCATCCACTGTGTGCATAAATTCCCGGAAGCGTTTGGCTTGCACTAATAAATTGCGGATTAGATTTATTTGTTACATTAATGAGATGGTACTGTTGTGAACTACCACAAGATGCAATTACTGTATCATTCCAGATATAAATATCGTGGATATAACCGCTTGCGGTGTAGTAAGCCGTTTGAACGGGATTAACCGGATCAGCCAAATTTAAAATTCTCAAACCACCAATTCCATCTCCGCCAACAGTGTAACAATAACCATTATCAATTAAAAGATCATGGCAATCATTAAAATAGGTATTCAAGGTGTTCACAAGAATTGCTGTATCAGGCAATGGAGCCAGATCAATAATTTGCAATCCGTTTCCGGTAGCGTCTGTTGCAACATAAGCATAATGACTCCAAACTTTTAATTCTCTCCATAATGATTGAGGTGCAGGGATAAAGGCACACTCCACAGGATTTGATGGGTCAGCCAGACTTATAATTGAGGTTCCTGTTCCAACACCAAGCAAAGCATACTCGGTTCCGTTTGGAGCAACGTAACCCCAGATATTCGCATAGCCGGCTGCCGGATGTGGATTCAGATTGCTCAGAAATGTTACATTATTTTGCGCAGAAATGATAATGCTGAACGTGATAAAAAAAAGAAAAAATAGCCTCATGATATTTACCATATTTAGTTATTAATAATCACTTGCATACCCCCGGTTAAATTTTTTAATTAAAATTATTTAACAAGAATCATCTTTTTCATTGATACAAACTTCTCTGTTCTTAACTCATAGAAATAAATTCCGCTTGCAGAGCTGCCTGCATTCCACTGATAACTGTATCTTCCTGAATCTAAATTACTATTCACAAGCTCAGTTATTTTTTGACCAAGTGTATTATAAATGCTCAATGTAACATTTGCAGCTTCTGGTAATGCAAACTTAATTGTTGTACTTGGATTAAAAGGATTCGGATAATTCTGTTCAAGATTATATGAGGTTGGAACATCTTGTTGTTTTATAATTTTTAAAAGTGAAATCTCTTTATTAGTTATAAATATTTCAGAGCCATCATTTATTGCATGAGTATTAACTTCAATCCCATTCACAATTTCTAAAAGAACATATTCTCCATTAAAGTTCAGATTGGTTATCGAAACACTTAAAGGGTATTCTTCCGCCTGCAATTGAATGATGACTTCATCATTTTCAGTTAAGCGATAATCATCCTTAAGTCTTGCATCAAAACTTCCCTGAGGTGGAACCGGAGGCAAACTGAAACTTTCAATAGAAATATTATCATTAAGATTACCATTAAAATATAATTCCTGAGAGTTTCCGATTGCATCGCTAATCTTAATCTCAGAAAAGTTATTAAATATTTCTTTTGATACAAATAATTCTTCGTTCTGTTTAGCAACTGAAGTTGAACAACTGATCGTAATTGTTCCTGCTGAATTTGTTTTTAACCAGTATGCTTTTGTTCCATCAATTGAATTTACGTTTGTATAAGAGCCTGAATAACTATACAAAGTTCCCGGAATAATTATTCCTCCCGGATCTATTACAGTACTCAATAAAACATTACAATTTGGACCACCAATTAAATTCCAACCACTGCTTAATGAGATGACACTCTCGGTTATATCAGATCCAAAAATATTAACTAATTCCGAAGCTGGAAACTTCAACCAATAACCAACGTGATTTTGAAACGAAGTAGTTGAATAATATGATCCTGCATATCCAAAAAGTGTTCCTGGAACAGCATTTGGGAATAAAGTCAGATAATTATTATCCGCAACACTTAACGGAAGGCTAATCATGTTCCATCCGGGAGACACATTATACTTTGAATTAATCTGAAAATTATATTTTATCAGAAGCTGACCTAAACCCAAAGCATCTGAATAAGAATTTCTGGTACGCATATTTATATTAACAAGATTGCCATATATTGGATCGACAAGATGAAAAAATCCCCCAGCAGGAAGTTGTGCAGGATTCCAGCTAAATATTGCCGGACTGCATCCCGTTGCGGGTGTATAAAGAGTCTGCCAAATTCTTTCATTTGAGATATTAGTTGCACGGATATCAGTAAACCAATGCTCACCACAACTAACAAATCTTCCATCAAACGCACCAGCCGGAGGTGGAGGAGGTGCAGAAACATCTAAACCCGGATCATAACAATCTGATGCACCCGGGGCAGTACCAAAAAATAACGAAACGGTATTAGAACAGTTATCACTCACTTGAAAATTTACAATGAAATCAGTTAATGTGGTGGTAGTTGCATTTGCTGTTAATCCTGGCGAATAACTAATCCCAGAATTTGAAAAAGCTTTATAGTAGTATGTTGTTGCCTGTGTAAGCCCTGTATGACTAACCGGAGAGACTGTTCCATTGTATAATAAAATACCACCGGCGAAAGCACTACCAACCGGCGGTGGTGAACCTGATGGTGTTAAAAAATTACCATCATAATTCCATACAATAACCACATTGTTACCGCTTCCATTTGTAGTAAAGGAGAGATCAATTTGTGAGAAGTTAATGGCTGTTGCAGTAAAAGAACCGGGATCGTTAACTATAGGATTATTCACAATAGTAAAATTGGTATTTGAAATATCAAAAAAGATATTACCAACTGCTTCAACTTT is from Ignavibacteriota bacterium and encodes:
- a CDS encoding T9SS type A sorting domain-containing protein, with the protein product MKIILLLAFLLFNNNFLFSQSDLWSDISENQIQLIGERVIIPDYYRTVRLNLQLLTQLLKAAPVEFTIEALEVKSIIILPLPNGSNQKFKFWESSTMEPELQAKFPEIRTYTGQGVDDPYATLKFDLTPHGFHAQILSPNGRVFIDPHNKGDRINYISYYTKDFTKRNAEFNCQVVTNEFNLPEPENYSDSPVPPTGPQLRTYRLANAATGEYTAFFGGTVPLGLAAVTTSVNRVNGVYEKEVAVRMVLVANNNLIIYTNPNTDPYTNNSGGTMLGQNQTNLDAVIGNANYDIGHVFSTGGGGVAGLGVVCITGQKARGVTGSSAPVGDPFDIDYVAHEMGHQFSGNHSFNGNESSCGGGNRNASTAYEPGSGSTIMAYAGICGSQDLQLHSDAYFHTISFSEIRTYTNSGSGNGCAVITNTGNNAPVVTIPSGGFYIPKSTPFALTGSATDPNGDAVTYCWEEFDLGAAGHPNSPSGNAPIFRSFNPSTSPTRTFPKLSDLLNNTQTIGELLPTYSRNLTFRLTVRDNKAGGGGVDYSQMSTFFVDGNSGPFLVTSPNTNVSWLGNTQQTITWNVANTSSSPVNCANVKILLSTNGGNNFNTVLIASTPNDGSQTIDLPNVPTSQARIKVEAVGNIFFDISNTNFTIVNNPIVNDPGSFTATAINFSQIDLSFTTNGSGNNVVIVWNYDGNFLTPSGSPPPVGSAFAGGILLYNGTVSPVSHTGLTQATTYYYKAFSNSGISYSPGLTANATTTTLTDFIVNFQVSDNCSNTVSLFFGTAPGASDCYDPGLDVSAPPPPPAGAFDGRFVSCGEHWFTDIRATNISNERIWQTLYTPATGCSPAIFSWNPAQLPAGGFFHLVDPIYGNLVNINMRTRNSYSDALGLGQLLIKYNFQINSKYNVSPGWNMISLPLSVADNNYLTLFPNAVPGTLFGYAGSYYSTTSFQNHVGYWLKFPASELVNIFGSDITESVISLSSGWNLIGGPNCNVLLSTVIDPGGIIIPGTLYSYSGSYTNVNSIDGTKAYWLKTNSAGTITISCSTSVAKQNEELFVSKEIFNNFSEIKISDAIGNSQELYFNGNLNDNISIESFSLPPVPPQGSFDARLKDDYRLTENDEVIIQLQAEEYPLSVSITNLNFNGEYVLLEIVNGIEVNTHAINDGSEIFITNKEISLLKIIKQQDVPTSYNLEQNYPNPFNPSTTIKFALPEAANVTLSIYNTLGQKITELVNSNLDSGRYSYQWNAGSSASGIYFYELRTEKFVSMKKMILVK